In one Candidatus Methylomirabilota bacterium genomic region, the following are encoded:
- a CDS encoding TRAP transporter small permease — protein sequence MASVTDFVANRALILQRHRHLKWKWLDPLEAALMVLCGVCIGTFSLCVFLDVVTRTIGYPWLWLQQATTAFFAWGAFIGIAAATRRNDHIYLSEITKHMTGTNRWAIETFNRLVVLIVAGFMVWFGYKNAMLDLGSFRMPWLIPLTVYTGVVPISGALVMLFCVEQMVNGWHNGFEGPEDDEFLPEPVE from the coding sequence GTGGCAAGCGTTACCGATTTTGTCGCAAATAGAGCGCTGATCCTCCAGCGCCACCGCCACCTGAAATGGAAATGGCTGGACCCGCTTGAGGCCGCGTTGATGGTGCTGTGCGGTGTGTGCATCGGCACCTTTAGCCTGTGCGTCTTCCTCGACGTGGTGACGCGCACCATCGGCTATCCCTGGCTGTGGCTGCAACAGGCGACCACGGCATTCTTCGCCTGGGGCGCGTTCATCGGCATTGCCGCCGCCACGCGGCGCAACGACCATATCTACCTGTCCGAGATCACCAAGCATATGACCGGCACCAACCGCTGGGCGATCGAGACCTTCAACCGTCTGGTTGTGCTGATCGTGGCCGGATTCATGGTCTGGTTCGGCTACAAGAACGCGATGCTGGACCTGGGCAGCTTCCGCATGCCCTGGCTCATTCCCCTGACCGTCTATACCGGCGTCGTGCCGATCTCGGGCGCCCTGGTGATGCTGTTTTGCGTCGAGCAGATGGTCAATGGATGGCACAACGGCTTCGAGGGTCCAGAGGACGACGAATTCCTGCCGGAGCCCGTGGAATGA
- a CDS encoding TRAP transporter large permease, producing MSSGLLLVVMGGLFLLLGYMGVPVAFAIIAGVLVVTAFTPISFQSMIGQLFHGIDSEALLAVPFFLLVGELMSSSDVIHRMIRLAQALVGHLRGGLAQVVTLFSMFFAGISGSSAADVAVLSRTVAPEMDKEHYDRAFTAALIASASTMANLIPPSIMAVVYGATGNVSIGGLFLAGVVPGVMIGIGLMIYSYFFGPIGTMKKRAGLVDIFVAARGSALPMVIPVIIMGGILTGWFTPTEAGMVAAAYILLVLIPVLNPRHIRRLPGDFMYTGLLYSLPLALVAAASAFGWMLAYLRGPDTVAEYISYYAGTDPRMIMLLLVVLFVILGDFIDAIPAIIIFMPIINKLTEVGHINPVHMGVVIITTLVFGLITPPYGLCLLIASKFIGVPFYRAMVRSLPLYIVFFFTIAFAVLFPDVVLWLPKQLLPQSVGCFPNPSGAGWICPK from the coding sequence ATGAGCTCCGGCCTGCTTCTGGTCGTGATGGGAGGCTTGTTCCTGCTGTTGGGCTACATGGGCGTGCCGGTGGCGTTCGCGATCATAGCGGGCGTGCTGGTGGTGACGGCGTTCACCCCGATCAGCTTCCAGTCGATGATCGGCCAGTTGTTCCACGGCATCGACTCCGAGGCGCTCCTGGCCGTCCCCTTCTTCCTCCTCGTCGGCGAGCTGATGTCGTCGTCCGACGTGATCCATCGCATGATCCGTCTCGCCCAGGCGCTGGTGGGGCATCTGCGCGGCGGGCTGGCCCAGGTCGTCACGCTGTTCAGCATGTTCTTCGCGGGCATCTCGGGCTCCTCGGCCGCCGACGTCGCGGTGCTGAGCCGCACCGTGGCGCCCGAGATGGACAAGGAGCACTACGACCGCGCCTTCACCGCGGCGCTGATCGCCTCAGCCTCGACCATGGCCAACCTGATCCCGCCCTCGATCATGGCGGTGGTCTACGGCGCCACCGGCAACGTGTCGATCGGCGGATTGTTCCTGGCCGGCGTGGTGCCGGGCGTGATGATCGGCATCGGGCTGATGATCTACAGTTACTTCTTCGGGCCCATCGGCACCATGAAGAAGCGCGCAGGCCTCGTGGACATCTTCGTGGCGGCGCGCGGCTCGGCCCTGCCGATGGTGATTCCGGTCATCATCATGGGGGGCATCCTGACCGGCTGGTTCACGCCGACCGAGGCCGGCATGGTCGCGGCGGCCTACATCTTGCTGGTGCTCATCCCGGTGCTGAATCCGCGCCACATCCGCCGCCTGCCGGGCGACTTCATGTACACCGGCCTGCTGTACTCGCTGCCGCTGGCGCTGGTGGCCGCCGCCTCGGCCTTCGGCTGGATGCTCGCCTATCTGCGCGGCCCCGACACGGTGGCCGAGTACATCAGCTACTACGCCGGCACCGACCCGAGGATGATCATGTTGCTCCTGGTCGTGCTGTTCGTGATCCTCGGCGACTTCATCGACGCGATCCCGGCCATCATCATCTTCATGCCCATCATCAACAAGCTGACGGAGGTGGGCCACATCAACCCCGTGCACATGGGCGTGGTCATCATCACCACGCTGGTGTTCGGATTGATCACGCCGCCCTACGGGCTGTGCTTGCTGATCGCGTCGAAATTCATCGGCGTGCCCTTCTACCGCGCGATGGTCCGGTCGCTCCCTCTCTACATCGTGTTCTTCTTCACCATCGCCTTCGCCGTGCTGTTCCCCGACGTGGTGCTGTGGCTGCCGAAGCAGCTGCTGCCGCAATCGGTCGGCTGTTTCCCCAACCCCAGCGGAGCCGGCTGGATCTGCCCCAAATAG
- a CDS encoding Crp/Fnr family transcriptional regulator: MRKQVPIRNRILAGLPRKEYARIRPDLASVTLTSGQVLYEPGGVMHSAYFLDTAIASILSVAEDGTSIEVSVVGDEGLIGIPIVLRSHGLPYKVIVQAPGLAWRMKADVLRKEFDRCGPLHKLVLHYLHTLVVVLSQSGACNRFHSIKQRLCRWLLTSQDRAQSSEIQSTQELLSQTLGVNRGSASQAASALQRAGLISYRRGRITILDRSGLEAAACECYRIVKGECDRFFGA; encoded by the coding sequence GTGAGAAAACAAGTTCCAATCCGTAACCGTATTCTGGCCGGTCTGCCGCGCAAGGAATATGCGCGGATTCGCCCCGATCTGGCGTCCGTCACGTTGACGTCCGGCCAGGTGCTGTATGAGCCCGGTGGCGTCATGCACTCGGCATACTTCCTCGATACGGCCATCGCCTCGATCCTTTCTGTGGCCGAAGACGGAACGTCCATCGAGGTGAGTGTGGTCGGCGACGAAGGTCTGATCGGGATACCCATCGTCCTGCGGAGTCACGGGCTCCCTTACAAAGTCATCGTCCAGGCGCCCGGTCTGGCCTGGAGGATGAAAGCCGATGTGCTGCGAAAGGAGTTTGATCGATGCGGTCCGCTTCACAAGCTAGTGTTGCACTACCTGCATACCTTGGTCGTGGTGTTGTCTCAGTCGGGCGCCTGTAACCGGTTTCACAGCATAAAGCAACGCCTCTGTCGCTGGCTGCTCACGTCCCAGGATCGCGCGCAATCCAGCGAGATACAGTCCACTCAAGAACTCCTGTCGCAGACGCTGGGAGTAAATCGCGGGAGCGCCAGTCAAGCGGCCAGCGCCTTGCAAAGGGCAGGGCTGATCAGCTACCGGCGCGGCCGGATCACCATCCTCGATCGCTCGGGTTTGGAAGCGGCAGCCTGTGAGTGCTACCGCATTGTGAAAGGCGAGTGCGATCGCTTCTTTGGCGCTTAG